One part of the Solanum dulcamara chromosome 3, daSolDulc1.2, whole genome shotgun sequence genome encodes these proteins:
- the LOC129883140 gene encoding probable methyltransferase PMT3: MMRGRSDGAQKKRLLTSVAVVAVFVVVLYFYFGSKSNGESALEYGSRSLRKLGSSYLGGDDDSDLSIKQDEKFGLEDGEDGIVSKSFPVCDDRHSELIPCLDRHLIYQMRLKLDLTLMEHYERHCPLPERRFNCLIPPPAGYKVPIKWPRSRDEVWKANIPHTHLAHEKSDQNWMVVKGEKIIFPGGGTHFHYGADKYIALIANMLKFPNNNLNNGGKIRTVFDVGCGVASFGGYLLSSDIIAMSLAPNDVHQNQIQFALERGIPAYLGVLGTKRLPYPSRSFEFAHCSRCRIDWLQRDGILLLELDRVLRPGGYFAYSSPEAYAQDEEDLRIWKEMSTLVERMCWKIAEKKNQTVIWVKPLNNDCYMERPAGTQPPLCRSNDDPDAVWGVNMEACITPYSDHDHKVGGSGLAPWPARLSTPPPRLADFGYSSEMFEKDMELWQRRVEHYWNLLSSKISSDTLRNIMDMKANLGSFAAALKDKDVWVMNVVPKDGPNTLKIVYDRGLIGTTHDWCEAFSTYPRTYDLLHAWNIFSDIEKKGCSGEDLLLEIDRIVRPSGFVIFRDKQHVIDFVKKYLSPLHWEAVADPTADQDQEGDEIVFIIQKKLWLTSESIRDTE; the protein is encoded by the exons ATGATGCGAGGGAGATCAGATGGAGCGCAGAAGAAGCGCTTGTTGACTTCTGTAGCTGTTGTTGCAGTCTTTGTTGTTGtcctgtatttttattttggctCTAAGAGCAATGGTGAATCTGCTTTAGAATACGGAAGCCGATCGTTGAGGAAACTGGGATCCTCATATTTGGGTGGAGATGATGACTCTGATCTTAGCATCAAGCAAGATGAGAAGTTTGGGCTGGAAGATGGTGAAGATGGCATCGTTTCTAAGAGCTTCCCA GTTTGTGATGATCGACATTCGGAGTTAATTCCCTGTCTGGACAGACATCTCATATACCAAATGAGATTGAAGCTGGATCTAACATTAATGGAGCACTATGAAAGACATTGCCCATTGCCTGAAAGACGTTTTAATTGCTTGATTCCTCCTCCAGCTGGATACAAG GTACCGATTAAGTGGCCAAGAAGCAGAGATGAAGTTTGGAAGGCGAACATACCACATACTCACCTTGCACATGAGAAATCCGACCAAAACTGGATGGTTGTTAAGGGCGAAAAGATAATTTTTCCTGGCGGAGGCACTCACTTTCACTATGGAGCTGATAAGTACATTGCTCTAATTGCAAAT ATGCTGAAATTTCCAAACAATAACTTGAACAATGGAGGAAAGATACGCACAGTTTTTGACGTTGGTTGTGGTGTGGCTAGCTTTGGTGGTTATCTTCTATCCTCGGATATCATAGCAATGTCATTGGCGCCGAATGATGTGCATCAGAATCAGATCCAATTTGCCTTAGAGAGAGGAATTCCTGCATATCTTGGTGTTCTTGGAACAAAAAGGCTTCCCTATCCAAGCAGATCATTTGAATTTGCTCACTGTTCCCGTTGTAGGATCGATTGGCTTCAGAGGGATGGCATCCTTCTTCTTGAGCTAGATAGAGTGCTTAGGCCTGGAGGCTATTTTGCCTATTCATCTCCCGAAGCATATGCTCAGGATGAAGAGGATCTCAGAATATGGAAAGAGATGAGCACACTTGTTGAACGCATGTGCTGGAAAATAGCAGAGAAAAAGAACCAAACTGTGATTTGGGTCAAGCCTCTAAACAATGACTGTTACATGGAAAGACCAGCTGGTACTCAACCACCACTTTGTCGGTCCAATGATGATCCTGATGCTGTTTGGGGTGTGAATATGGAAGCATGCATAACACCTTATTCTGATC ATGACCACAAAGTTGGTGGAAGTGGACTGGCTCCTTGGCCAGCTAGGCTATCCACTCCTCCTCCTCGTCTTGCTGATTTTGGGTATTCAAGTGAAATGTTTGAGAAGGACATG GAGCTTTGGCAGCGGAGGGTTGAACATTACTGGAATCTTTTAAGTTCAAAGATCTCTTCAGACACTCTGAGAAATATCATGGACATGAAGGCCAATTTAGGATCATTTGCTGCTGCTTTGAAAGACAAAGATGTCTGGGTCATGAACGTTGTGCCCAAAGATGGACCTAACACTCTCAAGATTGTATATGACCGTGGTTTGATTGGCACAACTCATGACTG GTGTGAAGCATTTTCAACATATCCTAGGACCTATGATTTGCTCCATGCATGGAATATATTCTCCGACATTGAAAAGAAAGGTTGCAGTGGTGAGGATCTGTTACTCGAGATAGATCGCATAGTAAGGCCTAGTGGTTTTGTCATCTTCCGCGACAAACAACATGTTATTGACTTTGTAAAGAAGTATTTATCTCCGTTGCACTGGGAAGCGGTAGCTGATCCAACTGCAGACCAAGACCAGGAAGGAGATGAGATTGTTTTTATCATCCAAAAGAAGCTGTGGCTCACAAGTGAAAGCATCAGAGATACAGAGTAA